One genomic segment of Allocatelliglobosispora scoriae includes these proteins:
- a CDS encoding sialidase family protein, producing MRFARMACSLAACVLIGAGLTLAEKPAASQARPMRYEDLSAVQKRIASGALVDRLQGEAGTQRAAVQATQPFQGPAEPRRGALEVRVNQRLQAVADPDLHGRGQAQNEPWLAINPRNRNQIAVAYHDYSGGDANCGISYSSNGGRSWSDAVIPTQFMRGTAFGGKARQYFQAGGDPGLTWDSRGNAYYACGMFNRGPYQTPSDDQSSGVYIFRSTGTGGATWNFAGRPVAEESDVDGQGDAEEDKQLIVADSNVSSPFRDRLYVTWTRFGNDGTAYIYASHSADFGETFSPPVLVSRDSALCTYQHELPAPQGRCNVNQAAQPVVAADGTLNIVYNNYNTPMDGPDNKFQVLASRSTDGGVTFSAPVKVGDYYDLPDCDSYQGEGANPYSDCIPEKGATSNSTFRAANYPLAAADPTNPNRIVVGYGSYISRNSNENSGCVPDGFKVPRDDPGAKYKGVKAGCNNDIVLSTSNDGGRTFDGTTTDVRNLPIVTTAPGQATSDQFWHGIAFSPRGTLVVAYYDRQYDTKGAGYSDITLTEITKNRRRHVRVTSSSMPPPTQFRPAYYGDYIQIDATATTAHPVWSDTRAKAQFPCTNSVVPAVCTARPPNGQTIEYANDQDIVTATVPIS from the coding sequence ATGCGATTTGCTCGTATGGCATGTTCATTAGCGGCCTGCGTCCTCATCGGCGCAGGCCTCACGCTTGCCGAGAAACCGGCCGCATCGCAAGCGCGGCCGATGCGGTATGAGGACCTGAGCGCGGTGCAGAAGAGGATCGCCTCCGGCGCACTGGTGGACCGGCTTCAGGGTGAGGCCGGGACGCAGCGCGCAGCGGTGCAGGCGACGCAACCGTTCCAGGGCCCCGCCGAGCCGCGCCGCGGTGCGCTCGAGGTCAGGGTCAATCAGCGGCTGCAGGCCGTGGCCGATCCCGACCTGCACGGGCGCGGTCAGGCGCAGAACGAGCCGTGGCTGGCCATCAACCCGCGCAACCGCAACCAGATCGCGGTCGCCTACCACGACTACTCGGGTGGCGACGCCAACTGCGGCATCAGCTACTCCAGCAACGGCGGACGGAGCTGGAGCGACGCGGTGATCCCCACGCAGTTCATGCGGGGTACGGCGTTCGGGGGCAAGGCCAGGCAGTACTTCCAGGCCGGCGGCGACCCGGGACTCACCTGGGACAGCCGCGGGAACGCGTATTACGCCTGCGGCATGTTCAACCGCGGCCCCTACCAGACTCCGTCCGACGATCAGTCCAGCGGCGTCTACATCTTCCGCTCAACCGGCACCGGCGGCGCCACCTGGAACTTCGCCGGACGGCCGGTGGCCGAGGAGAGCGACGTGGACGGCCAGGGCGACGCGGAGGAGGACAAGCAGCTCATCGTCGCCGACAGCAACGTCTCGAGCCCTTTCCGGGACCGCCTCTATGTGACGTGGACGCGGTTCGGCAACGACGGGACCGCCTACATCTACGCGTCCCACTCCGCTGATTTCGGGGAGACATTCTCACCTCCCGTATTGGTGAGCCGGGATTCCGCCCTCTGCACGTACCAGCATGAGCTTCCCGCTCCACAGGGTCGCTGCAATGTCAATCAGGCGGCACAGCCGGTGGTCGCCGCCGACGGCACTCTCAACATCGTCTACAACAACTACAACACCCCCATGGACGGGCCGGACAACAAGTTCCAGGTGCTCGCCTCCAGGTCGACCGATGGCGGAGTGACCTTCTCGGCGCCTGTCAAGGTCGGCGACTACTACGATCTCCCCGACTGCGACAGCTATCAGGGTGAGGGCGCCAACCCGTATTCGGACTGCATTCCGGAGAAGGGTGCCACCAGCAATTCCACCTTCCGGGCCGCCAATTATCCGCTCGCTGCCGCGGACCCCACGAATCCGAACCGGATCGTCGTCGGCTACGGCTCCTACATCAGCCGGAACTCGAATGAGAACAGCGGCTGCGTGCCCGACGGATTCAAGGTTCCCAGAGACGACCCGGGTGCGAAATACAAGGGCGTGAAAGCCGGCTGCAACAACGACATCGTGCTGTCGACCTCGAACGACGGCGGGCGAACATTCGACGGCACCACCACCGATGTCCGCAACCTCCCGATCGTGACCACGGCGCCGGGCCAGGCCACGTCCGACCAGTTCTGGCACGGCATCGCCTTCAGCCCACGCGGCACCCTGGTGGTCGCGTACTACGACCGGCAGTACGACACCAAGGGCGCCGGCTACTCGGACATCACCCTGACGGAGATCACGAAGAACCGCCGGCGACACGTCCGGGTGACGTCGTCGAGCATGCCGCCGCCGACTCAGTTCCGCCCGGCGTATTACGGCGACTACATTCAGATCGACGCGACGGCGACGACCGCCCATCCGGTGTGGTCGGACACGCGGGCGAAGGCCCAGTTCCCCTGCACGAACTCAGTCGTGCCGGCGGTGTGCACCGCGCGACCTCCGAACGGCCAGACGATCGAGTACGCCAACGATCAGGACATCGTCACCGCCACGGTGCCGATCAGCTGA
- a CDS encoding ABC transporter permease: MSAHVLSNTGVMLGRSIRHITRSMDTIITVTIMPIAFMLLFRYVFGGAIQAGTGNYTNYLMPGILLIAIASGISYTGFRLFNDMQSGIFERFHSMPITRSSVLWGHVLTSLISNAISVVVIIVVGLVMGFRTSAGVLAWLSVAAILALFTLALTWVAMIAGLAASSTDGATAFSYPLIFLPLISSAFVPTDTMPGPVRAFAEHQPVTAIVNAIRALLEQQPVGTDIWAASAWCAGILVVAYAVAMWVYRRKIA, encoded by the coding sequence ATGAGCGCACACGTCCTCAGCAACACCGGCGTCATGCTCGGCCGGTCCATCCGGCACATCACCCGCAGCATGGACACCATCATCACCGTCACGATCATGCCGATCGCGTTCATGCTGCTGTTCCGCTATGTGTTCGGCGGCGCCATACAGGCCGGCACCGGCAACTACACCAACTACCTCATGCCCGGCATCCTGCTCATCGCCATCGCCAGCGGCATCTCCTACACCGGCTTCCGGCTCTTCAACGACATGCAGAGCGGCATCTTCGAACGCTTCCACTCCATGCCGATCACCCGTTCCTCCGTCCTCTGGGGGCACGTACTGACCTCCCTGATCTCCAACGCCATCTCGGTCGTCGTCATCATCGTGGTCGGGCTGGTCATGGGATTCCGCACCTCGGCGGGAGTGCTGGCCTGGCTCTCCGTCGCCGCGATCCTGGCACTGTTCACCCTGGCGCTCACCTGGGTCGCGATGATCGCCGGGCTGGCGGCCTCCTCGACGGACGGCGCGACCGCCTTCTCCTACCCGCTGATCTTCCTGCCTCTCATCAGCTCGGCGTTCGTCCCCACCGATACCATGCCCGGACCCGTGCGAGCCTTCGCCGAGCACCAACCGGTCACCGCCATCGTCAACGCCATCAGAGCGCTGCTCGAGCAGCAACCGGTCGGCACCGACATCTGGGCTGCCTCGGCCTGGTGCGCTGGTATCCTCGTCGTCGCCTACGCCGTCGCCATGTGGGTCTACCGTCGCAAGATCGCTTGA
- a CDS encoding pentapeptide repeat-containing protein: MNDRLHEYVDGVFAPYEGTRSVSDLKADLLSDLRERFRELRAEGKDEATAFAVTIDSIGDIEETVREVSNLSRVLERQVVTRFDASDLRGSDFAGVSARSGRFGASALRGSDFSNADLTGSRFTSSDLKDTTFDGADLTDAVLTTAELKGSTFRRARLVRTNFSTSGLHEVEFADTALIDVAFRQTDLRRTVFERCTFTGVDFTTSDLRGIAFDGESFTGVKFDKAALEGMSLRGAILRDCSFRGGWSNKYYRSLRTVVFDGARLDKLTYAALKGFGVEPANVIVE, from the coding sequence ATGAACGACAGGCTGCACGAGTATGTGGACGGCGTCTTCGCTCCCTACGAGGGCACGAGGAGCGTCAGCGATCTGAAGGCGGACCTCCTCTCGGACCTGCGGGAGAGGTTCCGCGAGCTCCGGGCCGAGGGCAAGGACGAGGCGACGGCGTTCGCGGTGACGATCGACAGCATCGGTGACATCGAGGAGACGGTTCGGGAGGTCTCGAACCTCTCCCGGGTGCTCGAGCGGCAGGTGGTGACCCGGTTCGATGCCAGCGATCTGCGGGGCAGCGATTTCGCGGGCGTCTCGGCGCGGTCGGGACGGTTCGGGGCGAGCGCGCTGCGCGGGTCGGACTTCTCCAACGCCGACCTCACCGGCAGCAGGTTTACGAGCAGCGATCTGAAGGACACCACCTTCGACGGCGCCGACTTGACCGATGCGGTCCTGACGACGGCGGAGCTGAAGGGCTCCACGTTCCGCCGGGCTCGGCTTGTGCGCACCAACTTCAGCACGTCTGGGCTGCACGAGGTCGAGTTCGCCGACACCGCGCTCATCGATGTCGCGTTCCGTCAGACGGACCTGCGGCGTACCGTCTTCGAGCGCTGCACCTTCACCGGAGTGGACTTCACCACCTCCGATCTGCGCGGTATCGCCTTCGACGGGGAGAGCTTCACCGGCGTGAAGTTCGACAAGGCGGCGCTGGAGGGTATGTCGCTGCGCGGCGCGATCCTGCGCGACTGCTCGTTCCGCGGCGGCTGGAGCAACAAGTACTACAGGTCGCTGCGGACCGTGGTCTTCGACGGGGCGCGCCTGGACAAGCTGACCTACGCCGCGCTCAAGGGCTTCGGCGTCGAGCCCGCCAACGTGATCGTCGAGTAA
- a CDS encoding PadR family transcriptional regulator — translation MSTSKVTSDLLRGNTDTMILRLLAESDRYGYEIVKLIAERSRGEYELKEATMYSSVRRMEADGDITWYWGDESQGGRRKYFRITEKGRATYTRNKTNWEYAKRVLDTLL, via the coding sequence ATGAGCACGAGCAAGGTCACATCAGATCTGCTCCGCGGAAACACGGACACGATGATCTTGCGGTTGCTGGCGGAGTCGGACCGGTACGGCTACGAGATCGTCAAGTTGATCGCCGAGCGCTCGCGGGGTGAGTACGAGCTGAAGGAAGCCACGATGTACTCCAGCGTCCGGCGCATGGAGGCCGACGGCGACATCACGTGGTACTGGGGTGACGAATCTCAGGGCGGGCGCCGCAAATACTTCCGGATCACCGAAAAGGGCCGGGCGACCTACACCCGCAACAAGACCAACTGGGAGTACGCCAAGCGCGTGCTCGACACACTGCTGTGA
- a CDS encoding TspO/MBR family protein — MTSDPIHQPRSRQWLGLAAFAAAVTVTALIGTLAVTGTAEQYNTLQQPGWAPPSWIFGPVWTALYAMIAVSGWLVWRKSGIGPAIAVFAAQLVLNAIWTPLFFGGDLFGLAFVDIVALWILIGVTIIMFWRISKPATWLLVPYWMWVTFASALNFAVWQLNT, encoded by the coding sequence ATGACTTCTGACCCGATCCACCAACCGCGATCACGCCAATGGCTGGGGCTCGCCGCGTTCGCGGCCGCCGTCACCGTGACGGCGCTCATCGGCACCCTCGCCGTAACCGGTACCGCCGAGCAGTACAACACCCTCCAGCAACCCGGTTGGGCTCCACCGTCATGGATCTTCGGCCCGGTCTGGACCGCCCTCTACGCGATGATCGCGGTCTCGGGCTGGCTGGTCTGGCGCAAGTCCGGCATCGGCCCGGCAATCGCGGTGTTCGCCGCGCAACTGGTCCTCAACGCGATCTGGACACCGCTGTTCTTCGGCGGAGACCTGTTCGGGCTCGCCTTCGTCGACATCGTGGCCCTGTGGATACTGATCGGCGTCACCATCATCATGTTCTGGCGGATCTCCAAGCCGGCAACCTGGCTGCTGGTCCCCTACTGGATGTGGGTCACCTTCGCCTCAGCTCTGAACTTCGCCGTCTGGCAACTCAACACCTGA
- a CDS encoding DNA topoisomerase IB, producing the protein MARLRRSDSHSPGIERVRRGRGFSYHCGGSKVTDPETLARIDALVLPPAWDKVWICPDPRGHLQAVGVDAAGRRQYRYHDQWRVRRDAAKFEHMLDVAATLPALRAAVATDLVKRSLARERVLAGAARLLDTAVIRVGGEGYAKDDPVLGEATFGLATLRRDHATVTGSSVHLRFSGKGGHEFDLSVPDRSLATLVRRLLDRDDDNAELFAWKDADGWHDLRTQDINDYLRTQTGIELTAKDFRTWHATVAAAVSLACSAPSQSASARRKAVSEAMRDVSDLLGNTPTVARKSYVDPRLIDAFHHGDTIPVPEGTDVASAFADRRVWADAEAATADLLSS; encoded by the coding sequence ATGGCACGTCTGCGGCGCAGCGACTCGCACTCCCCAGGCATCGAGCGGGTACGGCGCGGTCGAGGCTTCAGTTACCACTGCGGCGGGTCGAAGGTGACCGACCCGGAGACCCTGGCGCGCATCGACGCCCTCGTGCTTCCGCCCGCCTGGGACAAGGTGTGGATCTGCCCCGACCCGCGCGGTCACCTGCAGGCGGTCGGTGTCGACGCAGCCGGTCGGCGGCAGTACCGCTACCACGATCAGTGGCGAGTCCGCCGCGACGCCGCGAAGTTCGAGCACATGCTCGATGTCGCAGCGACCCTGCCCGCGCTGCGCGCAGCAGTCGCCACAGACCTGGTGAAACGATCACTGGCCCGGGAACGGGTCCTCGCCGGCGCTGCGCGCCTGCTGGACACCGCGGTGATCAGGGTCGGCGGCGAGGGGTACGCCAAAGACGACCCGGTACTCGGCGAGGCGACGTTCGGACTGGCCACACTGCGCCGTGACCACGCGACCGTCACCGGTTCGTCCGTGCACCTGCGTTTCAGCGGCAAGGGCGGCCACGAGTTCGACCTGTCGGTCCCCGACAGGTCGCTCGCCACCCTGGTTCGGAGGCTGCTCGACCGCGACGACGACAACGCCGAATTGTTCGCCTGGAAGGACGCCGACGGGTGGCACGACCTGCGTACCCAGGACATCAACGATTACCTGCGCACACAGACCGGGATCGAGCTGACGGCGAAGGACTTCCGGACCTGGCACGCCACGGTTGCCGCAGCGGTCAGCCTGGCCTGCTCCGCACCGTCGCAGTCGGCGTCAGCGAGGCGCAAAGCCGTCAGTGAGGCCATGCGCGATGTCAGCGACCTGCTGGGCAACACTCCCACCGTTGCACGGAAATCGTACGTGGATCCCCGACTCATCGATGCTTTTCACCACGGCGACACCATCCCTGTACCGGAGGGCACGGACGTCGCCTCGGCCTTCGCGGATCGGCGGGTGTGGGCCGACGCCGAAGCAGCCACGGCCGATCTGCTGAGCAGCTGA
- a CDS encoding serine/threonine-protein kinase yields the protein MNGSPSRSLPEPGTVLDGRYVLIAPIGSGGTATVWRGRDERLGRMVAIKILDRRLLADEHAIDCLRVEGHALARLRHRHIAEVYDCMVEPPSHNRAAAAYLVMELVDGLTLNAILRDGPLSWYQAVDYAAQTAEGLAAAHARGIVHRDITPANILLTHDGVRIIDFGICAPTGGEEFDPQGRLTGTPAYLAPERVDGEPVQASADVYSLGVLLYQMLTGHLPWRADTAIGLLTAPRFTAPRPLPDIPGLPTEVGGLITACLDLQPSRRPSAAAVLELLRPHTGSGQAVPRDRSPALADERQPTRLVPWPASAPSASAGRPPRRAGAAVLVGLATAAAGLAMWAGLGSPSAAGDPVAGPASPTASPHRAVCAVVYQLRSDTGSRFTATIAVTNLAAAVPPRGQIAFDLPGSQRIDGGGQWTQDGPAVASTQVLSLRPGAQATLALAGTYRGDNPLPTLFTLDAQQCTSTVLGLAGAPIDTSIGTTGQPDTGVPTTAGTSPGASASPQLSPAPAPTPTNATPGVPPAPPPPSPGRSKKPKSSIADGENRFLSLTGASHSSADHAEPARTGGEASRVSAA from the coding sequence ATGAACGGATCCCCGTCCCGCTCTCTCCCGGAACCCGGCACCGTTCTGGACGGCAGATACGTGCTCATCGCGCCCATCGGATCTGGCGGGACGGCCACGGTGTGGCGAGGCCGCGACGAGCGGCTCGGCCGCATGGTCGCGATCAAGATTCTCGACCGGCGCCTGCTCGCCGACGAACACGCCATCGACTGCCTGCGGGTCGAGGGACACGCCCTGGCCCGGCTGCGGCACCGCCACATCGCCGAGGTCTATGACTGCATGGTGGAGCCGCCTTCCCATAACCGGGCTGCCGCCGCTTACCTGGTGATGGAGCTCGTCGACGGGCTCACCCTGAACGCGATCCTCCGCGACGGGCCCCTGTCCTGGTACCAGGCGGTCGACTACGCGGCACAGACCGCCGAAGGTCTCGCCGCCGCCCACGCCCGAGGAATCGTGCACCGCGACATCACCCCGGCCAACATCTTGCTCACCCACGACGGGGTCAGGATCATCGACTTCGGGATCTGTGCGCCGACCGGCGGCGAGGAGTTCGACCCCCAGGGCAGGCTCACCGGCACTCCTGCCTACCTGGCCCCTGAACGAGTGGACGGTGAACCCGTCCAAGCGTCCGCCGATGTCTACTCCCTCGGGGTGCTGCTCTACCAGATGCTCACGGGCCACCTGCCCTGGCGGGCAGACACCGCGATCGGTCTGCTGACTGCTCCGCGCTTCACCGCCCCCCGGCCCCTGCCCGACATTCCCGGTCTGCCGACCGAGGTCGGCGGCCTTATCACTGCCTGCCTGGACCTGCAACCGTCTCGTCGACCGTCCGCGGCCGCCGTACTGGAACTCCTGCGCCCGCACACGGGATCCGGCCAGGCGGTACCGCGTGACCGCTCTCCAGCCCTTGCGGACGAAAGGCAGCCGACCCGCCTTGTCCCGTGGCCGGCGTCCGCACCGTCCGCATCCGCCGGGCGCCCACCGCGGCGGGCGGGAGCCGCGGTGCTCGTCGGGCTGGCCACGGCGGCGGCAGGTCTCGCGATGTGGGCCGGCTTAGGAAGCCCCAGCGCCGCCGGCGACCCTGTCGCCGGTCCGGCGTCGCCCACCGCCTCCCCTCACCGTGCCGTCTGCGCAGTGGTGTACCAGCTGCGCAGTGACACGGGCTCGAGGTTCACCGCCACCATCGCCGTCACCAACCTCGCCGCCGCAGTCCCTCCGCGCGGGCAGATTGCTTTCGACCTACCAGGCAGCCAGCGGATCGACGGCGGCGGCCAATGGACCCAGGACGGCCCTGCGGTCGCATCCACCCAGGTGCTGTCCCTGCGTCCGGGAGCGCAAGCGACCCTCGCCCTCGCCGGCACCTACCGCGGCGACAACCCGCTGCCGACGCTTTTCACCCTTGACGCCCAGCAGTGCACCTCCACCGTCCTGGGCCTCGCCGGAGCGCCGATCGACACCTCGATCGGTACGACCGGCCAACCCGACACCGGCGTGCCGACCACCGCTGGCACCTCTCCCGGGGCATCCGCATCACCACAGCTGAGCCCAGCGCCCGCCCCGACACCCACGAACGCCACCCCCGGTGTTCCCCCCGCCCCGCCGCCACCGTCGCCGGGTAGGTCCAAGAAGCCCAAAAGCAGTATCGCCGACGGCGAGAACCGGTTCCTGTCGCTCACCGGCGCGTCCCATTCTTCAGCTGACCACGCCGAGCCCGCCCGCACCGGGGGAGAGGCCAGCAGAGTCAGCGCAGCCTGA
- a CDS encoding GlsB/YeaQ/YmgE family stress response membrane protein produces MTVAGIISAIIVGLIIGALGRLVVPGRQGLPIWLTIVVGIIAALVGTAIAQAVGVAVTDGIDWIELVFQVGLAAVGVALVAGLRGRSSVA; encoded by the coding sequence ATGACCGTGGCCGGAATCATCTCCGCAATCATCGTCGGTCTCATCATCGGCGCTCTCGGCCGACTCGTTGTGCCGGGTCGTCAGGGTCTGCCGATCTGGCTGACGATCGTCGTCGGCATCATCGCGGCCCTCGTCGGCACTGCGATCGCCCAGGCCGTCGGGGTCGCCGTCACCGACGGTATCGACTGGATCGAGCTGGTCTTCCAGGTCGGCCTCGCCGCTGTCGGTGTCGCCCTCGTCGCCGGCCTCCGCGGTCGGAGCTCGGTAGCCTGA
- a CDS encoding CBS domain-containing protein, giving the protein MTSARDIMTPDVTCVGVSETVLEAARKMADLGVGSLPICGNDQRLKGMLTDRDIVVKVLAEGRDPATVTAGELAQGEAVTIGADDTASEILQTMADHQVRRLPVIDGHTLVGIVAVADIARALPDRPVGDLIDAISA; this is encoded by the coding sequence ATGACCAGCGCCCGAGACATCATGACACCCGACGTGACCTGCGTCGGCGTATCCGAGACCGTCCTTGAAGCGGCTCGGAAGATGGCCGACCTCGGTGTCGGATCACTGCCGATCTGCGGCAACGATCAGCGGCTGAAGGGCATGCTCACCGACCGCGACATCGTGGTGAAGGTGCTGGCCGAAGGCCGCGATCCGGCCACCGTGACCGCCGGCGAACTCGCTCAGGGGGAAGCGGTCACCATCGGAGCCGACGACACCGCCAGCGAGATCCTGCAGACCATGGCCGACCATCAGGTCCGCCGCCTGCCCGTCATCGACGGCCACACCCTCGTCGGTATCGTCGCGGTCGCCGACATCGCCCGCGCCCTACCCGACCGGCCAGTCGGCGACCTCATCGACGCCATCTCCGCCTGA
- a CDS encoding alpha/beta fold hydrolase: MRDERVGGLAVTIAGRGEPVLLVHGLGGSRRTWRHLLPSLAATHTVIAVDLAGHGDSDEPGGDYSVGAHAAALRDLVVRLGYRRVTVVGHSLGGGIAMQFAYQFPDRVDRLVLIGSGGLGRDLTMVLRAATLPGSEIVVAGFSHLPGAVTRHLVPLMSRIPGCVSRHDAAAVSDAIADLRHAGRRHTFIKTAQTVIDWSGQTIDATRHLTQLGDLPTLVIWGSDDRTIPPAHQSGIVKHLAHAHLAEIADAGHYPHETHTAAVLPLLQHFLATAPAARHTESRWRRRLILRPTSPLPAPTVSA; this comes from the coding sequence ATGCGTGACGAACGGGTGGGCGGCCTCGCTGTCACCATCGCCGGCCGCGGTGAACCGGTGCTACTCGTACACGGGTTGGGCGGAAGCCGCCGGACCTGGCGACATCTCCTTCCGTCCCTGGCCGCCACGCACACCGTGATCGCCGTAGATCTCGCGGGGCATGGCGACTCCGATGAGCCGGGCGGGGACTACTCGGTCGGAGCGCACGCCGCCGCACTGCGGGATCTGGTGGTCCGGCTGGGCTACCGCCGCGTCACGGTCGTCGGGCACAGCCTCGGCGGCGGTATCGCGATGCAGTTCGCGTACCAGTTCCCGGACCGAGTCGACCGCCTGGTCCTCATCGGCAGCGGCGGCCTCGGCAGGGACCTCACCATGGTGCTGCGCGCCGCGACCCTGCCCGGCTCGGAGATCGTCGTGGCAGGCTTCTCGCATCTGCCAGGTGCCGTCACCCGGCACCTGGTGCCCCTGATGTCTCGCATTCCCGGCTGCGTCTCGCGCCATGATGCCGCCGCGGTCAGCGACGCCATCGCCGACCTGCGCCATGCGGGGCGTCGGCACACCTTCATCAAGACCGCACAGACGGTGATCGACTGGTCCGGGCAGACCATCGACGCGACCCGGCACCTCACCCAGCTCGGCGACCTCCCGACCCTGGTGATCTGGGGAAGCGACGACCGGACCATTCCCCCGGCCCACCAGTCAGGCATCGTGAAACACCTCGCACACGCACACCTCGCTGAGATCGCCGACGCCGGCCACTACCCCCACGAGACCCACACTGCCGCTGTGCTCCCCCTCCTCCAGCACTTCCTCGCCACCGCGCCCGCCGCCCGCCACACCGAGTCCCGCTGGAGACGCAGGCTCATCCTGCGGCCGACATCACCTTTGCCCGCACCGACCGTGTCGGCCTGA
- a CDS encoding ATP-binding protein, whose translation MKTATIQLPPDTSSSEAARRFVRSRLDEWAYAGVHDDVIIATAELVSNAVRHVGSPVRVRLRLDGGCLRLEVGDDSSTEPTLRAPDVNGGFGLTLVDSVCQRWGVDQVPDDGKIIWCDCGNGAPVR comes from the coding sequence ATGAAGACCGCGACGATACAGCTCCCGCCCGACACCTCCAGCAGCGAAGCCGCGCGACGCTTCGTCCGCTCCCGACTGGACGAGTGGGCGTATGCAGGCGTACACGACGACGTCATCATCGCGACCGCCGAACTCGTCAGCAATGCCGTGCGGCACGTCGGCAGCCCGGTCCGCGTCCGATTGCGCTTGGACGGCGGATGCCTCCGGCTGGAGGTCGGCGACGACAGCAGTACCGAGCCCACCCTGCGCGCTCCCGATGTGAACGGCGGGTTCGGCCTGACACTGGTGGACTCGGTATGCCAGCGATGGGGAGTCGACCAGGTCCCCGACGACGGCAAGATCATCTGGTGCGATTGCGGCAATGGCGCCCCGGTTCGTTGA
- a CDS encoding serine hydrolase — MPRFGAAEQLWHNGGTGGFRSWVGFIPQRRAGVVVLSNTARPLDGGAFDLLRVPAFGGELRIGR; from the coding sequence GTGCCGCGCTTCGGGGCCGCCGAGCAGCTGTGGCACAACGGCGGCACCGGCGGATTCCGGTCCTGGGTCGGGTTCATCCCGCAGCGGCGGGCCGGTGTGGTGGTGCTCAGCAACACCGCGCGCCCACTGGACGGCGGCGCGTTCGATTTGCTGCGCGTACCGGCCTTCGGGGGTGAGCTGCGCATCGGCCGCTGA